Part of the Candidatus Chlorohelix allophototropha genome, TGCCGATGCCCTTTCTAAGGGGGCAACCGCAATAGTTGGTACTAACCGAGCTAAATTAGAGAATTACCTCGATTCAGCTAAGGACATTGCATTTATACTGGTTGAGGATGAGCGCACGGCGCTTGCTCATCTAACGGCTTGCCTGCATGATTATCCCGCCCAAAAACTCGGCGTTATTGGTGTAACCGGAACGGATGGGAAAACTACTACTACTTTCCTAATTTCCGCTTTATTGGATGCTGCCTGTTTGAGCAATGGCTTGATGGGTACGGTCGATTTCAAAATCGGTTCGCGTCGTTGGTCAAACGCTACCCGCCAAACAACTCCCGAAGCCGCTGAAGTGCAAAGCCTGCTTTCTCAAATGGTAACAGAAAATATTCGTTACGCGATTCTAGAAAGCACCTCACATGCGCTCGCCTTACGCAAACTGGTGGATTGTTTCTATGATATTGCGGTTCTGACCAATATAACCCACGAGCATCTTGAATTTCATGATACTTTTGAAAACTATCGGTTGGCAAAATCGCAACTGTTCAGTTATTTGAATGAAGGTAGTTCCAAACCTTTTCTTAGTTTCCCCAAAACCGCTATTGTTAATGCCGATGACCCCCATGCCGGGATTTTCCGCGAGGCTGCCGGAGACAAGCCTCAGCATCTTACTTATGGTATAAAAAACCGGGCTGACGTATTTGCCACCGATATTTACGCCAGTGTTACTAGCCTTGAATATACCCTCAATACTCCTAAAGGTTTAATCCCCTTAAAATTAAAACTGGCGGGGGATTTTAATGTTTATAACAGTCTGGCTGCTGCCAGCGTTGGGTTGGTATTGGGTATAAGTTTGGAGCAAATAAAGGCTGGGCTGGAAAGCGTCTCAGGGGTACCGGGTCGAATGGAAGTAATCGAAGAAGGACAACCTTTCTCTGTAATAGTTGATTATGCTCATACCCCTGAATCGCTGGCTAAAGTTCTCAACATCTTGCGACCGTTAACCAGTAGTAAATTAATCGTTGTGTTTGGTAGCGCGGGTGAACGTGATCGCGCCAAACGCCCAATGCAAGGCGCAATTGCAGCAACTCACGCCGATTTTGCGGTGTTTACCAACGAAGACCCTCGCCTTGAAGACGAGAATTTTATTTTGGATGAAATTGCAGCTGGGGCTGAAACCAACGGCTGGCATAATGGTCAGCAATTCTTGAAAATTCCCGACAGGCGCACCGCTATCGAAGCCGCTTTTTCTCGCGCAAAGGCTGGGGATACTGTGCTACTCGCCGGAAAAGGGCATGAGCAATCTATCATAATCGGTACAGAGAAAGTACCTTGGGATGAGCGTGATGCGGCACGAGCTGCCATAAAAAAGTTTATAGCTTAGCGTGGCTACTGCAATGAAGATATTCATAATCTATAACCCGGCAGCGGGTTCGGCGCGGCGCTTTAACAGACTTTCTAGGTTGATACACAATCTAAGCCTCATGGGTCATTCCATTACGCTCTATCCCACCAGATTCGGCGGAGAAGCCACGGAATTGGCTAATCGGGCAATTGCGGAAGGGGCTGAAGTAATAGTTGCGGTCGGTGGGGATGGTACGGTAAACGAGATTGTGCAAGCGCTGGCGGGCAAGAGAGTCCCTCTGGCGGTTTATCCTTCCGGCACAACCAATGTGTGGTGCCAGCAAATCAATATGCCGGTCAATCCAAGACTGGCTTCGGAAGTTATCAGCAGTGGCGCACGGAAGCAAGTTGATCTAGGTTGGGTTGATGGCAGATATTTTTTGCTGATGCTGGGTATTGGCTTTGATGGAGAAGTAGTTAAGGGCATCAATCCGGGCTTGAAGCAACGCTTGGGAAAATTAGCGTATGTGTTTTCAGGATTAAAGGCGCTTAACTATCGCGCCCGCGAAGTTTCAATTACCCTTGAAACTAAAGAATCTTTTGAATTGCGTCAGAAATATCATTCAGGTATGTTGATTTTTACAAATTCAGAGAGATATGCCATTCTCAAAATAGCGCATGAAGCTCAGTTAGACGATGGGTCATTGAACCTGCTGGTTTTTGAAGATTATGGCTTTATCAGCAAAATCAAACGTGCCATTTCACTGGCTTTAAATCGGACTGAACAAGACCCGCGAATTGCCCGATTTGCTATCAAGAGTGCGAAAATTGAACTGAAAAAACCTGCGGCGGGTCAAATTGATGGCGATTTCTGGGGGCAATGTGGTCCTGAGCCTTTGGAAATACGATGTGTACCCGGTGCACTTGACGTTATTGTACCGCATGACGCACCCGGCAATATTTTCATAAATCAAACTCTCAAGATAACCTAACCTATCAAGGGCGAGGGAAATTAGCAGGGGGCGAGGCATCAATACCAACTGCGCCAAAATCTCGATAGGCGTAAAGAGCTTCGTAATCTAAGTCTCCAGCTTTAATATTTAATTGCCTTTGTTGTATAGTTGCGTTAGCGGTGTCGATCCATACTGTCATTGTAGCGTTACCTGTAAATCCCGCCAAGCTTTTGTCCGTCCCGGTTACAGAAAGTATTCCCAATGCGTCCGCTCCAAAACCACCTTTCTCAGAAAAGGCTAAGCTTACAGGTAAAGAGAAAGATAAGCGGGTAAGTTCTTTTCCATTTACTTGTTCTTTCCCTTCGGTTTTTACTTCCTGCGCTTTATCAATTAACGATACAGGCAACGTGGCGGCGCTCTTAAAGCCATCTTCGAGCTTTCTCCAAACCGCAAGAGATACCAACCGCTGCCAACTTTCGCCTGCTATTACCAGCGTTTCAACTTGTTGGTGTTGGCTTCCCACAGTTAATTCAAGATTTAATTTCAAATTGTTAGTAGCATAGCTGCCTTCACCCTCGGCAGTAACTAGCATACCGGGATTAATAATTTCTTTTTGAGTTACCTTAAAGCGATAGGCTTGTTTTTCTTGGTTTTGAAAAGCAGCTTTTAACAGATTTATTGTTTCAGTTTCAGAGCTTGCTGGCGTTAAGCTTGCCGAAACTAGGTTAGTAGATGTAATAGCTGCTGTAACGTTTTGTGGTACAGGAGTAAGGGTTACTGGTTTTGTTATGGTTACAGTGGGAGTGGGATTATCGCTACAGGCGCTAAGAATAATAAGGATGAAACAAAATAGCAAGGTGGTTTGCAAAAGTTTTGACAATATTTTCTCCAATTGCAGTGTTGGAAAGAATGATTTGCCGCACACCCAGTGGAAAATGGCAAGCGGCAAAATTTAACTTACTTACCGCTCCAGCGTTTGAGCTTCCCAATATCTTTTGTCATCATATTAATCATCAAGCCGGGGAAGTGCATATCCTTCAACTTCCCTTTGACTTTGACTAACATTTGATTCATGGTTAAATCAGGCTCGGTGTAGCTGCCGTTTTGATAACAATTGCTGCAAAATTCGCTATTCTTGCTACCATCGGCATTAGTACCTCCGCCCTTGGGGTCACGCGCTAAAGGCATACCGCAACTCTGGCAATTTGTAGTAGCCATCTCTCTTTTTCCTCCGATCTTTTAGAACATTAATTCTCAGTAATACGGTAATATACCATTAATAGAATACCATAATACGGGTGTAGGTTTCATTGACAATTTCGCGGAAAAGGCTAATACTATCCTATAGTTAGTCTCGAAATAAGCCTCAAAATTTTAAAAATAAAATAGGATCAACAATAAGGAGTATTCAGTTATGGCAATTAGCCCATTAGCCGGTAAACCTGCTCCAGCACAGCTAATTATTGATGTTGATAAACTTATCGACCAGTATTATCGGTTGCATCCCGATGTTTCTGACCCTCAACAACAGGTGCAGTTTGGCACATCCGGGCATCGTGGCTCTTCTGCTAACGCTGCTTTCAATGAAGACCATATTTTAGCAGCGACTCAAGCGATTGTGGAATACCGACAGAGCAAAAATATTAGCGGACCACTGTTTCTCGGCATAGATACCCATGCGCTTTCTGCTCCGGCGAATCGCACTACGTTGGAAGTGCTTGCCGCGCATGGCGTTGAGGTTTTTATTGCCAAGAACAACGGTTACACCCCTACTCCGGTTATTTCACATGCTATTTTGGCTTATAACAAAGGACGAACTGCCGGGCTTTCCGATGGGATAGTGGTTACTCCTTCCCATAATCCGCCTGCCGATGGTGGGTATAAGTACAACCCGCCAAACGGTGGTCCTGCCGATGTGGATATTACGGGTTGGGTGCAAAATCGCGCTAATGATTTGTTGAAGAACAAAAACAGGGAAGTGAAACGCATCTCTTACGAAATGGCTCTCAAGGCTGCCACTACCCACCAATATGATTACATCACTCCTTACGTGAATGACTTGGTTAATGTAATTGACCTTGAAGCTATTCAGGAAGCAGGATTGAGATTGGGCGCAGATCCGCTTGGGGGTGCGAGCGTAGCATATTGGGAGCCGATTGCCGATCGCTACGGCTTGAATATTACGGTGGTTAACAATCTGGTTGACCCCACTTTCCGCTTTATGTCGGTTGACCATGATGGCAAAATCCGCATGGATTGTTCCTCACCTTACGCGATGGCGAATCTTATCGGCTTGAAGGATAGCTACGATATTGCCTTTGGTAATGATGCAGACTCAGACCGTCATG contains:
- a CDS encoding UDP-N-acetylmuramoyl-L-alanyl-D-glutamate--2,6-diaminopimelate ligase; the encoded protein is MKLSNLLEALPSFELLSHQSAASNEITSVVYSSREVTQDALFVAVVGFHTDGHFFIADALSKGATAIVGTNRAKLENYLDSAKDIAFILVEDERTALAHLTACLHDYPAQKLGVIGVTGTDGKTTTTFLISALLDAACLSNGLMGTVDFKIGSRRWSNATRQTTPEAAEVQSLLSQMVTENIRYAILESTSHALALRKLVDCFYDIAVLTNITHEHLEFHDTFENYRLAKSQLFSYLNEGSSKPFLSFPKTAIVNADDPHAGIFREAAGDKPQHLTYGIKNRADVFATDIYASVTSLEYTLNTPKGLIPLKLKLAGDFNVYNSLAAASVGLVLGISLEQIKAGLESVSGVPGRMEVIEEGQPFSVIVDYAHTPESLAKVLNILRPLTSSKLIVVFGSAGERDRAKRPMQGAIAATHADFAVFTNEDPRLEDENFILDEIAAGAETNGWHNGQQFLKIPDRRTAIEAAFSRAKAGDTVLLAGKGHEQSIIIGTEKVPWDERDAARAAIKKFIA
- a CDS encoding diacylglycerol/lipid kinase family protein, yielding MKIFIIYNPAAGSARRFNRLSRLIHNLSLMGHSITLYPTRFGGEATELANRAIAEGAEVIVAVGGDGTVNEIVQALAGKRVPLAVYPSGTTNVWCQQINMPVNPRLASEVISSGARKQVDLGWVDGRYFLLMLGIGFDGEVVKGINPGLKQRLGKLAYVFSGLKALNYRAREVSITLETKESFELRQKYHSGMLIFTNSERYAILKIAHEAQLDDGSLNLLVFEDYGFISKIKRAISLALNRTEQDPRIARFAIKSAKIELKKPAAGQIDGDFWGQCGPEPLEIRCVPGALDVIVPHDAPGNIFINQTLKIT
- a CDS encoding zinc ribbon domain-containing protein, which produces MATTNCQSCGMPLARDPKGGGTNADGSKNSEFCSNCYQNGSYTEPDLTMNQMLVKVKGKLKDMHFPGLMINMMTKDIGKLKRWSGK
- the pgm gene encoding phosphoglucomutase (alpha-D-glucose-1,6-bisphosphate-dependent) translates to MAISPLAGKPAPAQLIIDVDKLIDQYYRLHPDVSDPQQQVQFGTSGHRGSSANAAFNEDHILAATQAIVEYRQSKNISGPLFLGIDTHALSAPANRTTLEVLAAHGVEVFIAKNNGYTPTPVISHAILAYNKGRTAGLSDGIVVTPSHNPPADGGYKYNPPNGGPADVDITGWVQNRANDLLKNKNREVKRISYEMALKAATTHQYDYITPYVNDLVNVIDLEAIQEAGLRLGADPLGGASVAYWEPIADRYGLNITVVNNLVDPTFRFMSVDHDGKIRMDCSSPYAMANLIGLKDSYDIAFGNDADSDRHGIVTPSVGLMNPNHFLSVAIWYLFQNRKDWSPTSAIGKTLVSSSMIDRVGKDIGRVVSEVPVGFKWFVDGLVDGSFGFGGEESAGASFLRKDGTVWTTDKDGIIMDLLAAEITAKTGRDPGLHYQDLTEKLGTPYYNRVDAPATPEQKARLKKLSPEDVKAESMAGEKILARLTKAPGNGAEIGGLKIVTENGWFAARPSGTENVYKIYAESFISQQHLAQILSEAQEIVTQAL